DNA from Candidatus Methylomirabilis sp.:
GCCGCGCTCTCGGGCGCGCGCCCCCCCGCCTCCGCGCCCGCCGCGACCGTCAGGGTCACCCCGCCTCCCGCCCCCGTGGAGCCCGTGGAGATAGAGCCGGGGCTGGTGGACCTCTCGGGAGGGGAGGAGGCCCCCGCGGAGGAGGCGGGAACCGTTACGCTGGACGAGGAGACCACCGACGACGCGCGCGCCTTCGCCGCCCGCCTCGAGAAGGAACTGGGGGGAGGCTCGGATGAGGTCGCCTTCGACCTCACGGAGACGGCCCAGGAGAGCGGACTGGATGCCGGCGCGATCGCCCAGGAGGCGGAGCGGGTCCTGGTGGAGATGGGGGGCCCCGGGGAGGAGGGCTCGGGGGCGGGACTGCTGGAGTTCGGGGAGGAGGCCGCCGTCACGGCAGGGCCTGCGGCTACCCAGGGCGTGGCCGCGGACACGGCCGGAGGCCTGATCCCGCTCGATGCCGCGCCCAGCGAGGAGGAGGACAGCCAGGTGAGCGACCACTTGGCCAAGGCGGAGGTCTACCTGAAGTACGGCCTGGTGGACAAGGCGATCGAGCATCTGCAGCAGTCCCTCTCCCTCTCCCCCCGCCACCTCGGGGCCCGGCAGCGCCTGAAGGGGATCTACCTCGACCGGAACCTGGCGGACCAGGCGGTCAGGGAGGGGCTGAGTATCGCCTCGATCCTCGTCAGCCAGGGGCAGACCGCGCAGGCAACGGCAGAGCTGGAGTCCTGTGTGAAGCTGGACCCCGGGAACGTGGACGTCCGGCAAGCCCTGGAGCGCGTGTCGGGCGAGCCCGTTCGCGCCCGGAGCGTGCCGGGCCCCCCGAAGCGCCCGGCGGCCCCGCCGGTCCCGGCAGAAGCGTCCGAGGCCGAGCCGGTCGAGGCGGCCGCTCCGCTCTCGGCACCCCCGGCAGGTGGGACGGTGGAGGAGGATCTGGCCGAGGCGGACTTCTTCATCCAGCAGGACATGGTGGAGGAGGCGCGAGGGGCCCTGAAGCGCATCCTGGCGGCCGACCCGCGGAACGCCGGCGCCCGGGAGCGGCTCCAGACCCTTGAGGCGGAGCAGGCCGCCGCCCCCGAGGCCTCCTTCGCCGACGTCGGGACGGACGCGACGGGCGAGGGGGGAGAGGCGGTGGTGGAGCTGCTCGAGGAGCCCGCCCCCCCCGAGGGGCTCGAGGTGGACCTCAGCCCGGAGCCGCCGCGTCACGCCCCCGCGGCCCCGGCGCGGCCCTCCTCCTTCCAGCCGTCGGCAGCGGACATCACGCCGGTCTTCAAGGTGGCACAGGATGAAGGCCCCGGCGAGGGGGGCTACGTGGATCTGGGCTCGGAGCTGACCGAAGAGGTCAGCGCCGGCCCCTCCGTCCGGGAGACGGCCCCGCTCCTGGCGGAGATCCTGCGGGAGTTCCAGAAGGGGGTCCGGGAGCAGCTCGGGCCGGAGGACTACGAGACCCACTATAACCTGGGCATCGCGTACAAGGAGATGGAGCTGTACGACGAGGCCATCGGGGAGTTCCGCCTGGCCGCCAAGGAGCCGCGGCGGGCGCTCACCTGCGCGAACCTCCTGGGACTCTGCTACCTGGCCAAGGGGGAGGCGGGGCGGGCGGTGGCGGAGTTGGAGCGCGCGATGACCCTGCCGGGCGCCCAGGGCGAAGATGGATGGGGTCTCCGGTACGACCTGGCGACGGCCTACGAGGCCGGGGGAGACGGCGGCAAAGCCCACGCAGTCCTGACGTCCCTCCAGGAGGAGGCCCCCAAGTTCCGGGACGTGAAGGCCCGCCTGCGAGACCTGAAGGGACGGCTGAAGGGGCCGGCCGGCGAGAAGGGCCGGCCCGGGCCGACCGGCCGCGCCCCCGAGGCGCCCGCCCCGCCCCCACCGGCCCCCGCCGCGGCCCCCCCCGGGGAGCCGCACAAGCCGGGGAAGAGCAAGAAGAAGATCTCCTTCATCTAGCATCCCGCGTTGACGGGCATCTCGGAGTCACCGCGCCGCGCGGCCGGGGAACGATCCCATGAGCTACGAGCAGTTCTACGGGTTGAGGGAGCAGCCCTTCGCCAACACCCCTGACCCCCGGTTCTACTTTGACGGGAGCCAGCACGCGGAGGTGCTCACCCGGCTCATGCACGCGGTCAACACGATGAAGGGGCTGGCGGTGGTGGTCGGGGATCTGGGGACCGGGAAGACCATGCTGGCTCGCCGGATGCTGGACGCGCTGGACGAGGACCAGGTGGAATCGGCCCTGCTGGTGATCATCCACTCCGCGATCACCGCTGAGTGGCTGCTCCGCAAGATCGCCCTGCAGCTCGGGGTCGAGGACGTGCCCGAGAACGCGGACAAGGTCGCCCTCCTCACCCTCCTCTATCAGCGGCTCGCGCAGCTGCAGGCCCAGGGGAAGAAGGCGGTCGTGCTGATCGACGAGGCCAACATGCTGCAGCGGCGGGAGGTCATGGAGGAGTTCCGAGGCCTGCTGAACCTGGAGGTCCCGGAGGGCAAGCTCATCACCTTTCTTTTCTTCGGCCTCCCCGAGCTGGAGGAGCATCTCGCCGTGGACCCGCCGCTCGCGCAGCGCGTCGCGCTGAAGTGCCGGATGCGGTCCTTCACGCCCGAGGCGACGGCCGCCTACATCCGGCACCGGCTGCGGGTGGCCGGGGCCACCCGGGA
Protein-coding regions in this window:
- a CDS encoding tetratricopeptide repeat protein; amino-acid sequence: MAFDKRKALQTALAFTQQGRLDKAIAEYQNILKADPNDLSVLNALGDLYARTGNRAEAISQYMRLGDSYRKDGFAAKATAVYKKAIKLDPGNLQAQALCADLYAEQGLVGEAKQQLLLIAEQYSRAGDAKEALAVYQKVVTLDPGNVAAATKLSEMLARQGMAKDAYGPLARSAEQCVAAGQTAEAQKIFRRMLQINPNALEAHLGLGRILAKSGSAEAVQELRAAASLAPDDAGVWTALGDGFREARDAKRALEAYTKALRLDPARWEIRLGLAALAAEQGDHARAAEELQQGTGPAVKAGKGQEVVRLLKGLAAKAPGEVRYRLTLVEVLKGLQDIAGLAEAYRGLGQVLEKQGKRAEALEAYRSLQELDPQARDAGEKVAALSGARPPASAPAATVRVTPPPAPVEPVEIEPGLVDLSGGEEAPAEEAGTVTLDEETTDDARAFAARLEKELGGGSDEVAFDLTETAQESGLDAGAIAQEAERVLVEMGGPGEEGSGAGLLEFGEEAAVTAGPAATQGVAADTAGGLIPLDAAPSEEEDSQVSDHLAKAEVYLKYGLVDKAIEHLQQSLSLSPRHLGARQRLKGIYLDRNLADQAVREGLSIASILVSQGQTAQATAELESCVKLDPGNVDVRQALERVSGEPVRARSVPGPPKRPAAPPVPAEASEAEPVEAAAPLSAPPAGGTVEEDLAEADFFIQQDMVEEARGALKRILAADPRNAGARERLQTLEAEQAAAPEASFADVGTDATGEGGEAVVELLEEPAPPEGLEVDLSPEPPRHAPAAPARPSSFQPSAADITPVFKVAQDEGPGEGGYVDLGSELTEEVSAGPSVRETAPLLAEILREFQKGVREQLGPEDYETHYNLGIAYKEMELYDEAIGEFRLAAKEPRRALTCANLLGLCYLAKGEAGRAVAELERAMTLPGAQGEDGWGLRYDLATAYEAGGDGGKAHAVLTSLQEEAPKFRDVKARLRDLKGRLKGPAGEKGRPGPTGRAPEAPAPPPPAPAAAPPGEPHKPGKSKKKISFI
- a CDS encoding AAA family ATPase, producing MSYEQFYGLREQPFANTPDPRFYFDGSQHAEVLTRLMHAVNTMKGLAVVVGDLGTGKTMLARRMLDALDEDQVESALLVIIHSAITAEWLLRKIALQLGVEDVPENADKVALLTLLYQRLAQLQAQGKKAVVLIDEANMLQRREVMEEFRGLLNLEVPEGKLITFLFFGLPELEEHLAVDPPLAQRVALKCRMRSFTPEATAAYIRHRLRVAGATRDLFAPEALEAVHRHARGTPRLINTLCDNALLEGFLLKRERIDPEIIHGVARDLGVSPVPAAAPRERR